The Camelina sativa cultivar DH55 chromosome 14, Cs, whole genome shotgun sequence genome includes a window with the following:
- the LOC109128650 gene encoding uncharacterized protein LOC109128650: protein MVMATEKQSGAVTSVFWDIKKCPVPRDFDALLVAPCIKRFLKKLGYFGPLTISAIGLLTDIADDVLRAVSSTGIVLHATPYGSNCVQTLIFSWMDDNPPPANIMLIPDPTVSNSYDLSFLKYHCGYNVINPYRYGPYSTKSLWKKFLLAGALEVEVEDKCIETDESASWFCHGCLIDFSCNTPIVCTTGQGVETFTTHLSSQEHAQLVIKHPSQTGLCRKLSSNTYRGPWGNVSCSIGCIYSEYVSLLVGHVFSSDEETTAYVAKMAPLVLEGDVDGNEFPISLIKFKAYK from the exons ATGGTGATGGCGACGGAGAAGCAGTCTGGGGCAGTAACATcggtcttttgggacatcaagAAGTGTCCCGTTCCCCGTGACTTTGATGCTCTTCTGGTCGCTCCGTGTATTAAACGGTTTTTGAAGAAATTAGGCTACTTTGGTCCTCTCACCATCTCTGCAATCGGCCTACTAACAGACATCGCTGATGATGTCCTGCGAGCGGTATCTTCCACTGGAATTGTTCTTCATGCCACCCCATATG GTTCCAATTGCGTACAGACGCTTATCTTTTCTTGGATGGATGATAATCCACCTCCAGCTAATATAATGCTCATACCCGATCCCACAGTCTCTAACTCTTATGACCTGAGTTTCCTAAAGTATCACTGTGGATACAACGTTATTAATCCCTATCGATATGGTCCCTACTCCACTAAGAGCCTCTGGAAAAAATTTCTTCTCGCAg gGGCACTTGAGGTTGAGGTGGAGGATAAGTGCATTGAAACTGATGAATCTGCTTCCTGGTTTTGCCATGGATGTCTTATTGATTTTAGTTGTAATACACCCATCGTTTGTACCACTGGCCAAGGCGTTGAGACTTTCACCACGCATCTCTCTAGCCAAGAACATGCACAGCTTGTAATTAAGCATCCCAGCCAAACCGGATT GTGCCGCAAACTCTCTAGCAACACATATCGTGGTCCATGGGGCAATGTCTCTTGCAGTATTGGATGCATTTATAGCGAGTACGTCTCTCTATTAGTCGGCCATGTTTTCAGCAGTGACGAGGAAACCACCGCCTATGTTGCGAAGATGGCTCCATTG GTATTGGAAGGGGATGTGGATGGCAACGAATTTCCCATTAGCTTGATCAAATTCAAAGCTTACAAGTGA
- the LOC104740203 gene encoding fasciclin-like arabinogalactan protein 19, producing the protein MANISSASCFRAIFLGALIILLLCLPHPSAGVPLEELERAIAVLRVRGRALFANAIITSDLLFDLLSDESLTLFAPTDSMLFALDMTHSLPFYVSTLRLHSVPLRLPLSELRSLPNASSLPTLLPSHRLLLTKPSSSNDSIFLDGVQLLLPGLFVGQHIAVHGLATLLPLTPPSSPNRLVEDSAAASPWILGSRFSPAPEPYFAFMGLSPAESPSFEQVPPSPSWGEDFIVGDEGGPLDATNNGF; encoded by the coding sequence ATGGCGAACATCTCGAGCGCTTCTTGTTTCAGAGCCATCTTTCTCGGAGccctcatcatcctcctcctctgtcTTCCTCATCCATCCGCAGGCGTTCCTTTGGAAGAGTTAGAAAGAGCCATCGCCGTCCTCCGCGTCAGAGGCCGTGCTCTCTTCGCCAACGCCATCATCACCTCCGATCTCCTCTTCGATCTACTCTCCGACGAGTCCCTCACTCTCTTCGCTCCCACCGATTCAATGCTCTTCGCTCTCGACATGACTCATTCGCTTCCCTTCTACGTTTCTACTCTACGCCTTCACTCCGTACCGCTCCGCCTCCCACTCTCTGAGCTCCGATCTCTTCCCAACGCCTCCTCTCTCCCGACGCTTCTCCCGTCTCACCGCCTCCTTCTCACTAAGCCTTCTTCCTCCAACGACTCGATTTTTCTCGACGGTGTTCAACTTCTCCTCCCTGGTTTGTTCGTTGGTCAACATATCGCCGTCCATGGTCTCGCGACTCTTCTTCCCCTGACTCCCCCTTCGTCTCCCAACCGTCTCGTGGAGGATTCGGCGGCAGCGTCACCGTGGATTCTAGGTTCAAGATTTTCACCGGCACCAGAGCCTTACTTTGCCTTTATGGGTCTTTCACCAGCAGAGTCGCCGAGCTTTGAGCAAGTTCCACCATCGCCGTCGTGGGGAGAAGATTTCATCGTAGGCGACGAAGGAGGTCCGTTAGATGCGACGAATAACGGCTTTTGA
- the LOC104740206 gene encoding pinin-like yields the protein MGDTALEKTAEELRHEIDELHRQQREITERLRDPRGLRRGGFSGVAPRNQGRRGFTRPADRNDVEDEPPAKRRLSSAVVKVDGEDVSKDEDLPVDGNGTEVVAGENGTSDKSDKKLSGQHRGDRPRRDTEQRGTKKGFEAFALPEPAPRVLPKNEDPKLVNRNRRMLGNLQGTLEKFRKEDKQRSGTDAYARRSAALQKAEQKSREESERLRLQERENLTEKRRRDLTLRARVAAKAEQKKLELLFLQWSEHQKKLSKFIRTKAEPQIYYALVKPLEEDTTEVEQQKEQTFLEWKAARRQEVSEYQKEIEEQYLGNVEKELERWQNARNARKANNNGAMNLQETMDKELETHRMEHGPKKRKIPGGGVGDEEEEDEVEDINGGDDDMIMDDILDEGRDGNIKEEGATDTVKAEAVEEDIKAEVV from the exons ATGGGAGACACCGCCTTGGAGAAGACAGCGGAAGAGCTACGACACGAGATCGATGAGCTTCACCGTCAGCAGCGCGAG ATTACGGAGAGGCTTCGTGACCCTCGTGGACTCCGTCGTGGAGGCTTTTCAGGCGTCGCTCCTCGCAATCAAGGCCGTAGAGGCTTTACTCGTCCT GCGGATAGGAATGACGTAGAAGATGAGCCACCTGCGAAACGGAGATTGTCTTCCGCCGTTGTTAAG GTCGATGGTGAAGATGTTAGTAAGGATGAAGATTTGCCAGTTGATGGCAATGGAACCGAGGTTGTAGCTGGTGAAAATGGAACCTCTGATAAAAGTGACAAGAAGCTATCTGGACAGCATCGTGGAGATCGACCCCGGAGGGATACAGAACAACGAGGGACCAAGAAG GGTTTTGAAGCTTTTGCATTGCCGGAGCCTGCACCAAGGGTTTTACCTAAGAATGAGGATCCTAAATTGGTTAATAGGAACAGAAGAATGCTGGGGAATCTTCAAGGGACTTTGGAG AAGTTCAGAAAAGAAGATAAGCAGCGTTCTGGAACGGATGCATACGCCCGACGGTCCGCTGCCCTACAAAAG GCTGAGCAAAAGTCCCGTGAAGAAAGTGAACGGCTGAGGCTGCAAGAGCGTGAAAATCTGACcgaaaagaggagaagagatctt ACTCTTCGAGCCCGTGTTGCTGCTAAAGCAGAACAAAAGAAGTTGGAACTGCTTTTCCTTCAGTGGAGTGagcaccaaaaaaaacttagcaAATTTATAAG GACAAAAGCAGAGCCCCAGATATACTATGCGCTAGTGAAGCCTTTGGAAGAAGATACAACTGAGGTGGAGCAACAGAAAGAGCAG ACATTCTTAGAATGGAAGGCGGCAAGGAGACAAGAAGTGAGCGAGTATCAAAAGGAAATAGAAGAGCAATATCTGGGTAATGTAGAGAAAGAGCTGGAGAGGTGGCAAAACGCAAGGAATGCGAGGAAAGCAAACAACAACGGGGCAATGAATTTGCAGGAAACAATGGATAAGGAATTAGAGACGCATAGGATGGAGCACGggccaaagaagagaaagataccTGGCGGAGGAGTaggagatgaagaggaagaagatgaagtagagGATATCAATGGTGGGGATGATGACATGATAATGGATGATATACTTGACGAGGGGAGAGATGGAAACATCAAGGAGGAAGGGGCAACTGATACAGTAAAAGCAGAAGCAGTAGAGGAAGACATTAAAGCTGAGGTCGTCTAG